The Blastocatellia bacterium genome contains a region encoding:
- a CDS encoding type II secretion system F family protein, with product NRVLARPSSQVLRLIQEGQPVAESLEQKGWMPPLAVDMVRVGERAGSLKEMLDELANFYDAELDVRLNQVTTLIQPVMLLLMAGLVTIVLLSIYLPLFSFVSTLGAR from the coding sequence CAATCGTGTCCTCGCCCGGCCATCGTCCCAGGTTCTGCGGCTCATCCAGGAGGGTCAGCCCGTGGCCGAAAGCCTGGAGCAGAAGGGATGGATGCCGCCGCTCGCGGTTGATATGGTGCGCGTGGGCGAACGGGCCGGCAGCCTTAAAGAGATGCTCGACGAACTGGCGAATTTCTACGATGCCGAACTCGACGTTCGGTTGAATCAGGTGACGACGCTCATTCAGCCCGTCATGCTGCTGCTCATGGCCGGGTTGGTCACGATTGTCTTGCTCTCGATTTATCTTCCGCTCTTCAGCTTTGTCTCAACGTTGGGAGCGCGATGA